CATCCTGAATGAGGCACGGCGCTGTCTGGGAGAATTTAATTGGGCTGTCGGTTTGTCCGGAGGACGAATGGAACGTGGGACGAGAGGGGAAAAGGACCTTATTGCTGTCTTGTGCTCTTGTAATCAATGTAGCTGAGCGTACCAAGTTTTCTGAACGGGATTGGTGCTTAGACGCacggtggtggcggtggcggctgaAACTGACGAATGATGTCGAATGTCATTGTCATCATTGCTGCCTGATTACTTGCCATTTTGGTCAGCATCTTTAGATGGAGCGTGATGATCATGACtggattgtatttgtttttatcatcGACAGCCACCGTTAATGCTGAAATGGACAGACTGGTTTTAGCAGCCACCCAGAGGACCCTGCTTACTCCAGCAAGACGAAATCAAGCCAACCTTCCAGCAGCATAGCTTCAGAGTAGAAGGGCCTGGGTTCTAGACTCGGCAGTTTCGACCTGCTACCCACTGAAGACGTTTGGCGCATTACGAATCTCAGTCCTTTTCCATTTGTGAATCATGAATAGGCCTCGCTGAGAAATGCCTCACCGATACCAGTGAGTCAGCCAGCAGTTCATCACACCCTCTGACACCTTCTAATCATTTCACTACAGAAGAGTCTTTGAACTAGTTTTCTCAGAAACACAATCTCACTGTGAACGGCGAGGCGAGCCTCACGGGAGTGGCGCCTCTCAAGGacggatttttttctttttttgttttacaaaggGATACGTGTAAATAAAAGTGAAGAGTATTTTGCATTGCTCTGGAAGTGATAACGCTTCTTCTTTTACAGGAACTCTGGCAGCAGGTGAACACAGCTTCCCTTTCCAGTTTCTCATTCCAGGTGAGTTTGAAATGAACCCTTGAGACGCATTTCATCTCGCACCTCCACGACGAGGACGCAGGGCTGAGTTTCAGCGCTGGTCACCTGGCTCTCTATCAGACGTGGCGTCAGTGAAGGTGTGATAGCATCCGATAACACTGAACCTTTTGTCTCATGGGCACCTAATGTTCAGAGTTTTGTgtgcaaacaaaacacacacatgccgaGGTGTGTGATAACGGTGctgtatgcgtgcgtgtgtgtgtgtgtgtgtgtgtgtgtgtgtgcatgtgtcatTGCACAGACATGTTTGGGGGGAGCATGGTCACATGTTCGTTAAAGTCTATTTTTCCTGAATACTGGACACAAAGACGAGCTGAACATATTTGGCACCTGTCAGAGCACTCTGTGTCCGTCTGGTGTCTTACACTCGAGCAGAGTGGGCTGAcgcagtggggtggggggggggggggggttatttttagTTCCCTCTCCTGTTGTGCAGCCAGTGTTTAATTCCTCGTCACGTCCCCATGCTTTTCCCTCCCCTCAGACTTGAGTCCTTTGGTGCAGAACATGTTAACTGTGGCTTGTGGTAACTGGTTCAATGGAGAATTGTGTGTcttctgctgccccctgctggtgaagCAGACGGACTGGAGTATCTTTAAAAGAGATTTCAGTCTTTTGTAGGGTGAGACAACTGAACTTTTAAAGCAGAGGTTAAAGCGGTGATTGTGATCATGTGGTTTTTATCATGTTTTTATTAGAAGTGCTCACATGTAGATATGAAATATATCAGCATCAAGACACAATAAGAAATggaaaatcactcagagagcgctgacctcccccgagcagctcattcccctcataattagatttacaccgtccacatctggatcatcatcaaaaggttctgctttatacaccaaccatgaaaagtaaaagtgaatcacagttgatctggatgaaattcggtggtaagatggGTGTCCCCAgaccccaccctacataactgtgtgaaattccataaacatcagtcaataatcagccgagatattgaggaacaaatgttgaagctccattgactgcaatgataCCGAaagtttcaaactgatccaaaatccaagatctcttctggatcaacaccaaaatgtaatcatcagtttctggtaacattcccatgCTTTCAGATCATATGCTATTAAAGCAAAATGTTACGTTAAACTCTGCTGGTAAACAATAATTCTGTGaatgctgagctgcagcagacGAGAGGATTTTATTCACCACACAGAAAGAGGCACCTGAATGACGGCTAGATTGATGGTGGTGTTGAACAAAGTGAACAACCTGCTAACAAGATTAATGATGGAGAAGTTCAGGGATTTGTGCTCATTCTCCCAATGCCAGTAACCAGTTATGAGAATTAACTTAGCCTCTCACAATCACACTCCGCTCTCTTGCACATCTTATATGTTGTTCAATATGTCTGCGTATCAAGCGATGTTTTGCCAGTACTTTAAATAGAACAGAACTGCACAGTGGGCAACTAATAGAGGTTTGTCTGTCTCCTCGTTTATCTGCAGTCGAGGCTTCAGGTGTTGCTCTAGTCTCGTGGAGAACAAAGAGATtcaaagagaagaggaggtcaGAGGCTGACATAAACCATGAGATATAGGATGGCCTTGGTCCAAAGAAACATAAGACAGTCAACAAGTTGGGGAAGAGAAGCAGATTAGAGGATTACAATTACAAATATATCAGTAGAAAAGTCCCTTCCGCAGTTCCAATCTTACCCTCATTCCCAATTCCAATTCATTATCCCAGTGaaagtagaaaaataaaataaacgggGCCATATTCTGTTGAACTCAGCCTTCTTCCCTTTTAGGATGAATTGATTCTTTCCTTATTTTAGACGGAACATGACGTTCTTCAGCCACGGAGCAGGGGGAAGACGTCAAACCATGAATTAACCATGATAAGTAGATGTTCTTTCTGACGTTAAGGTTTCTCTACGAATGCTATTCCTTCTAAGATGAGACAGCCCTCTTCCATTTACATCAGCGACCGTCAGTTCAGAGTGATGTGCCTCCGGGTAAAGTCTTCCTTGTGCCTCAGTCGCCCTCCATCGGTCCCCTGACAGACGTTTGTTTTGCCAAGCTGTCGGCTCCTGAACAACAAACCGCCGCTTGTGATTAATTCTTATCGACAGCGGAAGCAGATTTGTCCCTGGAGCTGTTACCTATCTTGTCTAGCATCTATGAGTCGGggtaaaagaaataacaaaaaacgATCACATGAGCGAGAAACTCGTCTTTCATTCTGATAACACGTGAATTGCACAGCCTGGCTATTGTCTCCaagtcattcttttttttttattatcattctTCATAAATTTCCTGTCGTCCACTTCGCTGCCTTTCCTGAAATCACAACAACACGAAGGATTCTTTGAATTCAAGACGAGATTTGCAGGCATTCACTCTGAAAAGCTCATTAACTCTGACGGACGCCTGCATGGACAAGGTCAAAGACTTAATGTATTGATCCTGACGGACGCCGTTATAAACGCTTTGCATCGCTGCAGGTTTCTTTGTTTGCTTCAGACACCGAACAGATTAAATGACGCTTTCAAGCCCACAACTTTCACCATCTTTGGTTCCCGCTGTCCCGCTGACAGTTCAACATGGGGAGATCTGATAAATGAAAATATCAGAAAATATGTGCTGCTTAATGATAGGCACTTCAGGCAGATTGAGGTCAAAGGGCATCTTGCCCTGAGCCGCAGCAAAATATGCACCCTCCCATTGGAGTCCcaacactggtggtggtggcggtggctgatgaccctggTGAACTTGGTGGATCTTGCAGGCTGGATGGTGAGAACTAGAGGGTTGGAGAGGGTCGTGTTTAAAAAGACGGCAGCAAGATGGCAGGCTGGCAGTAACGGTGTGTCGGTGTGCTATCGGACAGAATGACTCGGTAAACGGCCCCAAAAAGCAGTGGCAGAAGAATAAGACTGAGAAATGTGAATGACAAAATGGCATGAGAACCAAAGTACTTCCTGGTTGTGTCAAGCTTTTTTCTTCCTGACTGAACTCGAGCTAGAACTTAATATATGTAGCATATTTGTAGAAATCTAGGAATttgataaattaaaaatattaactATGTTGTCATTGTACTGCTTTAAGTTGAGTATTGTTCTAAAAGGGTTAGAACGTTActatatttatgcttttttgtgtgtttaaaaatgtcattctaGAATAGATTTAGTgttttttaggttttaaatatttgacagGGCCACTTTTTTAGACTTTTGAAGACCTTTTGACAAATCAAATATTTGGGCTTTAACACTTCTAACATCTCTCCAAACACCtaaaatgttttctctgtcaAAGCAGTTTCCACATCCTCATGTCCCCAATCCTCTCTCCAGTTGCTGCCCCGACCTCCTTCGAGGGTCCCTTTGGGAAGATCCATTACCGTGTGAGGGCAGCCATTGACACGCCCCGCTTCTCCAAAGACTACAAAGCCCAGAGGCCCTTCTACCTTCTGAACTTGCTCAACCTCAATGAGGTTCCTGACATCGAAGTAGGCAATTGGCCGTGCAGACCGGCGTACTTCTTAATTTCTCTGCGCTCATATTGGTCCCGTtgcgctctctgtgcagcatCCGAGTTGCGCTGTGACCACCAAGAAGTTCAACTACCTCCTGGTGAAGACGGGGATCCTGATGCTGAAAGCTCGCAGTGACTTGAGGGGTTACATCCCGGGTCAGGTCATCAAGTTGGCCACCGAGATCCACAACAAGTCAGGGAAGGACACGGGGTGTGTGCTGGCCAGCCTCATACAGGTCAGTCAGAGGGGCGTTAGAATATCTCTGCATTAACCCTTTCATGTGGGTGATGTGAAGGATTTTATTGCCTCCACCTAACCGTAACCTTTTGTGTGTGATGTCGTtttcacgtttttttttgtttgttttttatgtttcctTCTGTTTCAAACCAGAAAGTCACCTATAAGACCAAGCGGACTATGTTTGACCTGCGGACCATCGCAGAGGTGGAGGGCGCTGGAGTGAAAGCAGGGAAACATGCAGAATGGAGAGAACAGATCattgtccctcctcttcctcagtcagcGCTGACAGGCTGCAGCCTAATCGACATCGACTACTTCGTTCAGGTTGGAATGCGTTCGCACTGAGCTTCCCATGTTCGTTTTATTTCAAGTAGTGGAACAAATTGAAAATAAGTTTTCTGATGATGCTCagatactgtatatatatatatatttaaataaaaagctctAGCAGGTACGATCTGGTTGGGATACACAGAATATTTAAAGGAAAGGAATGGTATTTTTGTAACAAAATATGACACGCTTTCACATCCCGTCTGCATCTTGGACGTTTGGTTCTATGCAGCCTAAATCCTAATGCGACTTCTACAAGACGCAGTATGAGACGCCAGAATATTGGATTATCTAACCCGGTACAATAGTATGATGAGTTTTCTGCAGCGCCTGGCATCAGACGTGTCagagttttagtttttcatggGATTTAATAGCATTAAGAGAAATAAGAAATATCACCAGTGTTATTCTGCAAACCTTATTGTTTTCATCTCTGATGTTTATGACAAAgaaatgaaattcaaatgaGCTCCTGAATCCTATTTTAATAAGTTAAACAATGTAATTGATTAGCTAGTTGGTCCTCTGTTATCTTCAACGACATTAGAACACTGCGAGTGTTCGACACACGGTGTTATTAAAATACATCTTCAcctgtatttttcatttttcattttattaaatcGTAGTTTTAACCCAATGAACACTGATAAAtgctaaaaatgtattaaactAGATGTGATGAGGCTTTGGGCTTTATTCTAAGTGTAAATTCTGCTCCTGTTTGTGTTCCAGGTGTCGCTGAAATCTCCGGACGCGGTCGTCACTCTGCCCATCTGCATTGGGAACATTGCTGTCAACTTGTCGCCGTCGAGGCCGACGCCCTCCATCACACGCGGAACGGCTGGCGTGACCCCCAGCGCGCCGCCGGCGGAACACGAACTGGACGAGCGTCTGGGTGCGGGGGGTGTGGCCAGTGAGGAGATCCCCACAAAGAGTCACTCTCAGCAGGATCCCTCCGGTCAGCCGGTCACCATGTCTCCCAGCGCCTTCAGCCACGCCCCCGGCGCCGCGCTTCCTCCCAGCCACAGGCAGCCTGATGCCACGGCGCCTCTGTTCTGCGTGTCTACCGGGGCCACCATACCGTTCTTCACCGAGGGGAACGTGACGCCTATCCCCACCTCCTGTTCTCTCATTCTCCCCCCGGAGTACAGCAGCTGGGACTACCCTCATGGTTAGTGCTCCCACATTCCAattcacccaagttgcatgtttttggaggaacccggagagaacccacgcagacacggggagaacatacaaactcctcacagaaaggccccaagctggatttgaacctgtgacctccttGTTGTGTGGCACCAGCGCTACCCagtgcaccaccgtgctgcccgtaCTATGTTGAAAATTGAAAAATCAGAGGCAGCAGAAATAGGCCTCTGATCTCTATAGAGCAGGGGTGAGGAACCTGTGGCTCAATTATAAAAAGGGCAGAAGGGTCCGCACTACGGCCTGCTGTGCGGACCCttttcaggaagtaaacttcctgtgagatcaggaagtaaattTCCCTCGTTTTAAATCGTGTTGTCAGCACGCTAATTTTAGAAACCCTTTTGAGAAGAacaacagcataacaatgttattcaAATTAATCCAGAGACTTATTGCACTTTAAacgtgttattacataaaatgcacacatttacttgtatttagttttaaacatattttatggctctcacggaattacactgaaaaatgtgtggtgttcatggctctctcagccaaaaaggttcccgacccctgctctagagtgTCAGTGAGCAGAGAACCAGATCTAAATTCATCTGTTCAAACGCTAGTAGACACTTTAATAGAACAGCATCGCTATAACGCGGGACTTTCTATCACATGATCAAAGTATCAGCTGCTAGcgtgtttctgttctgttcggTCTTGTTCCAGAGGCTTCTGTCCTAATTTATTTCCTTTGCCTGTTGTAGAGCCTCCACCTTCTTATGAGGAAAGCTGCAGCAGTGCCGACTCCAGTTTCAACAGCAGACAGTAGAGAACGAGCAGGAAATGAAGCATCATGGACTCGCCCACACGCGCttgcctcagccaatcaggacagaAAGGAGGGTATAAAGAGGGTGGGCCTAAGCTCCGCCCCTGAATACCTTAGAGATTGACTCTTATCTTTTAGAAAGTAAAGAAGGGATCATATCTTGAATTTAAGTTTTAATTTCACCTCTTGTCCCACCGGATTGCATCTGACAAAACAGGCGAACAATACTGTACCTCAAAGAAAAATACTGGATCGTtttacggtgtgtgtgtgtgtgtgtgtgtgtgtgtgtgtgtgtgtgtgtgtgtgtgtgtgtgtgtgtgtgcatgtgcatgtgcgtgtgtgtgtgtgtgtgccagtgtcTTATAATAGCAGTGAAAGTTTTCTGTCAGACTAGACTGAATCCTACATGAGTAGCTTTAAATAGTAACTAGTTTAATAGTTTTATCACTATCGGTTTTACTGATAATAATCTAAAAgtgaaatgtaacattttatgttgaaagATATTTTGTTTCTAGTtgcaattaaaatgtaatagaaATGAAAagctctgcctcctcctccaccgccggGTCTGATGGCTGATCAGTCGTGTTTTCACAAATggttgaggttgtttttttccatcttaGTTGCCTTAACCTTCTGTTAGAATCCTTTTATATTTCAATCCGTGCAGAtggttttctgtgtgtgcgtgtgtgtgtgtgtgtgtgtgtgtattctatAAAAAAGAATCTGTTAAATGGCCTTTGAGGAAGAGACGTTCGTCTCTCCCTGCGTTCGAAGGCAGGCTGGTAATCCAACGTTTCTGATTCATGACATCCTCGTGTTCTATGATCCCATGATGTTAACATCACTGTGATTTATCTCACTCAAATTCATCTGAGCAAGCCATGATTGAAACTGAACAAACtttcatatttcattattttatatttgactttgtgtgtatttgtaatattttgatTTCAGAAATTAGATTTATTGTGCATAATTAGAATCCTATCAAACATATTGCAGTTTCTGTGGGGAAACTTGTGCCGCTGAAAACACAACTGCTGTACGGATTGTTTTTGCCTCTTCACAATCCTGAaaattctgaaaacaaaaacctgcagGTTAAATCATGTCTGCGG
The nucleotide sequence above comes from Brachionichthys hirsutus isolate HB-005 chromosome 19, CSIRO-AGI_Bhir_v1, whole genome shotgun sequence. Encoded proteins:
- the arrdc1b gene encoding arrestin domain-containing protein 1b gives rise to the protein MGKLQEFDIALTNNKVVYGPGESISGTVKIRAGSPLQFKAIKVYCQGSCGISNKMNDTSWMLEEQYFNSTLSVADKGTLAAGEHSFPFQFLIPVAAPTSFEGPFGKIHYRVRAAIDTPRFSKDYKAQRPFYLLNLLNLNEVPDIEHPSCAVTTKKFNYLLVKTGILMLKARSDLRGYIPGQVIKLATEIHNKSGKDTGCVLASLIQKVTYKTKRTMFDLRTIAEVEGAGVKAGKHAEWREQIIVPPLPQSALTGCSLIDIDYFVQVSLKSPDAVVTLPICIGNIAVNLSPSRPTPSITRGTAGVTPSAPPAEHELDERLGAGGVASEEIPTKSHSQQDPSGQPVTMSPSAFSHAPGAALPPSHRQPDATAPLFCVSTGATIPFFTEGNVTPIPTSCSLILPPEYSSWDYPHEPPPSYEESCSSADSSFNSRQ